A window of Aerococcus urinae contains these coding sequences:
- a CDS encoding ROK family glucokinase: MAFIVGIDLGGTTAKLALFTPDLEKIDQWQIPTDTSDHGRNIVSNLAKTIQDHVEATHLDLRDCMGIGMGSPGAINREGGTVTGAYNLGWENEIAVVDQFQNRLGQLPVYIENDANVAALGELAKGAGSKSQNMILVTLGTGVGGGIICQGELLLGQGSAGEIGHMTSEVDGYLCTCGSRGCVETLASATGILRLSKDYARDSRFDSSLAKQLRGGQEVDVKSIVDAAKMGDLLAEKVMERSLKALALCLSQLTCIFNPEQIVLGGGVANAGQYLIDKMTPILKEYTYRPNLRQVKISLAQLGNDAGVIGAANLVRQKSKE; this comes from the coding sequence ATGGCATTTATAGTTGGTATTGATTTAGGAGGAACAACCGCCAAGCTGGCTTTGTTTACTCCAGATCTTGAAAAAATCGATCAGTGGCAAATTCCTACGGATACGTCTGACCATGGGAGAAATATTGTTTCTAACCTGGCCAAAACCATCCAAGACCATGTTGAGGCGACCCATTTAGACCTAAGGGACTGTATGGGGATCGGTATGGGGTCTCCTGGCGCTATAAATCGCGAGGGGGGAACGGTTACTGGTGCCTATAATCTGGGTTGGGAGAATGAGATTGCAGTTGTTGACCAATTTCAAAATCGCTTAGGCCAGCTTCCCGTTTATATTGAAAATGATGCCAACGTGGCTGCTCTGGGTGAACTCGCCAAAGGAGCAGGAAGTAAGAGTCAAAATATGATCTTGGTTACCCTGGGAACGGGCGTGGGTGGCGGTATTATCTGCCAGGGTGAGCTCCTGCTAGGTCAAGGTTCTGCAGGGGAAATTGGCCATATGACTAGCGAAGTCGATGGCTACTTATGCACTTGCGGATCCAGAGGCTGTGTGGAAACCCTGGCTTCAGCGACAGGTATTCTTCGCCTCAGCAAGGACTATGCTAGGGACTCGCGCTTTGATTCTTCCTTAGCCAAGCAGCTTCGTGGAGGCCAAGAGGTGGACGTCAAAAGCATTGTTGATGCGGCTAAGATGGGCGATTTATTAGCTGAGAAGGTGATGGAACGGTCTCTGAAAGCCTTGGCGCTTTGTTTGAGCCAGTTAACCTGCATCTTTAACCCTGAACAGATTGTTTTGGGAGGGGGAGTAGCTAATGCCGGCCAGTATCTGATCGACAAAATGACACCTATTCTTAAAGAATATACTTACCGCCCTAATCTCCGGCAAGTCAAAATTTCTTTAGCCCAATTGGGTAATGATGCGGGAGTGATTGGTGCGGCCAATTTAGTTAGACAGAAAAGTAAGGAGTAA
- a CDS encoding rhodanese-like domain-containing protein produces the protein MLLAQTIGGFTLIYLLLVVALLAFLIYQAYFWIKRKQSASMIDQADFQVTMHQAQIIDVREAQEFRSSHILGARNIPYSEVRQMKKAPGLNRSQKIYLYDNGVNIATRMASVLKKEGYEDIYILKGGFNEWEGKTKGTAD, from the coding sequence ATGTTATTAGCACAAACAATTGGTGGTTTTACTTTAATTTATCTATTACTAGTCGTGGCCCTATTAGCTTTCTTGATTTATCAAGCTTATTTTTGGATCAAAAGAAAGCAATCAGCAAGTATGATTGACCAAGCAGATTTTCAAGTTACCATGCACCAAGCCCAAATTATTGATGTTAGGGAAGCCCAAGAATTCCGTTCATCCCATATCCTTGGTGCCCGTAATATTCCTTATAGTGAAGTTCGTCAAATGAAAAAAGCCCCTGGTCTCAACCGGTCACAAAAGATTTACCTCTATGACAATGGGGTAAATATTGCCACGCGGATGGCCTCAGTTTTAAAGAAGGAAGGCTATGAAGATATTTATATCTTAAAGGGTGGCTTCAATGAATGGGAAGGTAAAACTAAAGGAACGGCTGACTAA
- a CDS encoding DNA-3-methyladenine glycosylase: MAELFYKDPDLSTSEIAQKLLGCRLRRKSSDGVTSGIIVETEAYLGESDQAAHVYGGKRTASLEAFYQEAGIFYIYNIHGHWCVNMITQSKDEPQGVLIRALEPVEGIDLMKSRRKQDQRRLLTNGPGKLSQALGVEKEVDYGTSVLQYPLTIDFHEPKAVAEIAQGPRIGIPNKGEWTHKPLRFYVKGNPYVSSPKGRTQADHGWLA, translated from the coding sequence ATGGCTGAACTTTTCTATAAAGATCCTGATTTATCCACGTCAGAAATTGCCCAAAAATTATTAGGCTGTCGCCTAAGAAGGAAATCCTCTGATGGAGTGACTAGTGGCATTATTGTTGAAACGGAAGCTTATCTGGGGGAAAGTGACCAAGCAGCCCATGTTTATGGTGGCAAGCGGACCGCCAGTTTAGAAGCCTTTTACCAGGAGGCGGGGATTTTTTATATCTATAATATTCACGGCCATTGGTGTGTGAATATGATTACCCAAAGTAAAGATGAACCCCAAGGGGTATTGATCCGGGCCTTGGAACCTGTGGAAGGCATTGATTTGATGAAGAGTCGGCGCAAACAAGACCAGCGCAGGCTCTTAACCAATGGGCCGGGCAAATTATCTCAAGCTTTAGGGGTTGAAAAGGAAGTCGACTACGGAACGTCGGTTTTACAGTACCCCTTGACCATTGACTTTCATGAGCCTAAAGCCGTAGCAGAGATTGCGCAAGGTCCTCGTATCGGTATTCCCAATAAGGGCGAGTGGACCCATAAGCCGCTACGTTTTTACGTTAAAGGCAATCCCTATGTTTCCTCGCCCAAGGGGAGGACTCAGGCAGACCATGGTTGGTTAGCCTAG
- a CDS encoding valine--tRNA ligase, producing the protein MPKKYNPNEVEIGRYDQWLDEKVFEPNGDASVEAYSVVIPPPNVTGKLHLGHAWDVTLQDMIVRQKRMQGYDTLWLPGMDHAGIATQAKVEEKLRKEENLSRYDLGREKFIDKTWEWKEEYAQTIRNQWAKMGISVDYKRERFTLDDGLSEAVRKVFVTLYEKGLIYRGEYIINWDPVFQTALSDIEVVYKDDKGAFYHLEYPLADGSGSLRLATTRPETLLGDTAVAVHPDDERYQDYIGKTVILPIVGREIPVISDDYVDRDFGTGVVKITPAHDPNDFAVGNRHNLERINVMNDDGTMNENAGKYQGMTRDECRQAIVEDLKADGSLVDIEEIVHSVGHSERSDAVVEPRLSTQWFVKMAPLAKQALDNQNTENRVDFYPPRFEQTFVSWMENVHDWVISRQLWWGHQIPAWYHKDSGEVYVGMEAPEDEENWVQDPDVLDTWFSSALWPFSTMGWPDEEASDYKRYFPTDTLVTGYDIIFFWVSRMIFQSLEFTGERPFKNVLIHGLIRDSQGRKMSKSLGNGVDPMDVVDQYGADALRWFLATGSTPGQDIRYYPEKLEAAWNFINKIWNASRYALMNLDGMTYDDIDLSNVTSIVDQWILTRLNETIAKVTDRFDAFEFGEAGRALYHFIWNDFCDWYIEMSKEVLQGDDEEAKHTTRSVLSYVLEQMLALLHPIMPFVTEEIWQHIPHQGNSIVTAKYPEVDESQIHQEAARHMEALISFIRAIRTARNENNVAPSKPIAIHVKANSQEILTMLEENKEYINRFANPSELEMALDTEVPDQAMTLFFSDGEIYLPLAGFIDIDEEIQRLEAELDKWASEVERVEKKLANQGFVNNAPADLVEKERQKGQDYQQKYQATKERLADLKATN; encoded by the coding sequence ATGCCCAAAAAATATAATCCTAATGAGGTAGAAATAGGCCGTTATGACCAATGGCTCGATGAAAAAGTCTTTGAACCCAATGGAGATGCTTCAGTCGAAGCCTATTCCGTGGTGATTCCTCCACCCAATGTTACTGGTAAACTCCACCTCGGCCATGCCTGGGACGTGACCCTTCAAGACATGATCGTCCGCCAAAAACGCATGCAAGGCTATGATACCTTGTGGTTACCTGGGATGGACCATGCGGGGATTGCTACCCAAGCCAAGGTTGAAGAAAAGTTACGTAAAGAGGAGAATCTCTCCCGTTATGACTTAGGACGAGAAAAATTCATCGACAAAACCTGGGAATGGAAAGAGGAATATGCCCAAACCATTCGTAACCAATGGGCCAAAATGGGGATTTCTGTGGACTATAAGCGGGAACGTTTTACCCTAGATGATGGCTTATCAGAAGCAGTACGTAAAGTTTTTGTGACCTTGTATGAAAAGGGGCTTATATACCGGGGTGAGTACATTATTAATTGGGACCCCGTCTTCCAAACCGCCTTATCAGATATTGAAGTGGTCTACAAAGATGACAAGGGAGCTTTCTATCATTTGGAATACCCTCTGGCTGATGGGTCAGGCTCCTTGCGCCTAGCTACTACCCGTCCAGAAACCCTGTTAGGGGACACAGCCGTTGCGGTCCACCCTGATGATGAACGCTACCAAGACTACATCGGTAAGACCGTTATCCTACCAATTGTGGGTAGAGAAATTCCTGTGATTAGTGATGACTATGTCGACCGTGACTTTGGTACTGGTGTGGTTAAAATCACCCCAGCCCATGATCCCAATGACTTTGCAGTGGGCAACCGCCACAATTTAGAGCGGATTAACGTCATGAATGATGACGGTACAATGAACGAAAATGCCGGCAAGTACCAAGGCATGACCCGGGATGAATGCCGTCAAGCCATTGTTGAAGACTTAAAAGCTGATGGTAGCTTGGTAGACATTGAAGAGATTGTCCATAGTGTGGGTCATTCCGAACGCTCTGACGCTGTAGTGGAACCCCGGCTTTCGACCCAATGGTTTGTGAAGATGGCTCCCTTAGCTAAGCAAGCCCTAGACAATCAAAATACCGAAAACCGTGTCGACTTTTACCCACCACGTTTCGAGCAAACCTTTGTTTCCTGGATGGAAAATGTTCATGACTGGGTGATTTCCCGCCAACTCTGGTGGGGACACCAAATTCCTGCTTGGTACCATAAGGATAGTGGGGAAGTCTATGTTGGGATGGAAGCTCCTGAGGATGAAGAAAATTGGGTGCAAGATCCTGATGTCTTAGATACCTGGTTTTCAAGTGCTCTCTGGCCATTCTCTACCATGGGTTGGCCAGATGAAGAGGCTAGCGACTATAAGCGTTACTTCCCAACAGATACCTTGGTAACCGGTTATGATATTATTTTCTTCTGGGTCAGTCGGATGATCTTCCAATCATTAGAATTTACCGGAGAACGTCCTTTTAAAAATGTTCTCATCCACGGTTTGATTCGCGACTCCCAAGGGCGAAAAATGTCTAAGTCACTGGGCAACGGAGTGGACCCCATGGACGTTGTTGATCAATATGGGGCTGACGCTTTACGCTGGTTCTTAGCTACAGGGTCAACGCCAGGCCAAGATATCCGCTACTATCCAGAAAAATTGGAAGCTGCATGGAACTTTATCAATAAAATTTGGAATGCTTCCCGCTATGCCTTGATGAACTTGGATGGAATGACCTATGATGACATTGATCTAAGTAACGTCACTTCCATTGTTGACCAGTGGATTTTGACCCGCTTAAATGAAACCATTGCCAAGGTGACTGACCGTTTTGATGCCTTTGAATTTGGTGAAGCTGGCCGGGCCCTCTATCACTTTATTTGGAATGACTTCTGCGACTGGTATATTGAAATGAGTAAAGAAGTCCTACAAGGTGATGATGAAGAGGCCAAACATACGACACGGAGTGTGCTCAGCTATGTCCTTGAACAAATGCTAGCTTTACTCCACCCCATTATGCCTTTTGTTACCGAAGAAATTTGGCAACATATTCCTCACCAAGGCAATTCTATTGTGACGGCTAAGTACCCTGAAGTCGATGAAAGTCAAATCCACCAAGAAGCTGCTCGCCATATGGAGGCTTTGATTTCCTTTATTCGAGCTATCCGTACGGCACGGAATGAAAACAATGTCGCACCTTCCAAACCGATTGCCATTCATGTCAAAGCTAATTCCCAAGAGATTTTGACCATGTTAGAGGAAAACAAAGAATATATTAATCGCTTTGCTAATCCAAGTGAATTAGAAATGGCCCTGGATACGGAAGTCCCTGACCAAGCCATGACCCTATTCTTTAGTGATGGTGAAATTTACCTGCCTTTAGCTGGTTTTATTGACATCGATGAAGAAATTCAACGCTTAGAAGCTGAACTAGACAAATGGGCTAGTGAAGTTGAACGGGTAGAGAAGAAATTAGCCAACCAAGGCTTTGTGAATAATGCTCCCGCTGATCTGGTAGAGAAAGAGCGTCAAAAAGGCCAGGATTACCAACAAAAATACCAAGCCACTAAAGAACGTTTAGCTGATTTAAAAGCTACGAATTAG
- the glmS gene encoding glutamine--fructose-6-phosphate transaminase (isomerizing), translated as MCGIVGFIGEMRAQEVLLKGLERLEYRGYDSAGIYVVDEEDQGHLFKVKGRIAQLREEVDLSIPAHLGIGHTRWATHGVPSVPNAHPHLSHDGRFALVHNGVIENYQALKNDYLADVEFYSDTDTEVVVELLAKFSREEDLDAISALRKTVGLLEGSYALGLIDTEDPDHLYAAKNKSPLLIGKGQGYNTIASDAMASIAYTDQYIEIHDGELVTLSKDQVKIENLAGEVVSREPYTASLDADDLEKGTFDYYMEKEIVEQPAAIRKIIQAYEDDKGQLSIDHDLLETITASDRIFIVAAGTSMHAGLVGKVLLERIAKVPTEVHVASEFSYNPPLLPEKPFFIYLTQSGETADSRQVLVQTNAQAYPSLTITNVPGSTLSREADYTLLLHVGPEIAVASTKAYTGQITVLAIIADQIARKKGLDLPFDLKHELSIAAQAMDEVVGQADYFHQLATDYFKDQRSAFYIGRGLDYAVSVEAALKLKEVSYIQTEGFASGELKHGTISLIEDGVPVVAIISQANTALLTRGNVEETRSRGAHNLIIAMEGLDQEGDQIVLPHVHDLLTPLITVIPAQLLAYYATIDRGLDVDKPRNLAKSVTVE; from the coding sequence ATGTGTGGAATTGTAGGATTTATTGGCGAAATGCGGGCTCAAGAGGTGCTTTTGAAGGGCTTAGAACGCCTAGAATACCGGGGCTATGACTCAGCGGGAATTTATGTGGTCGATGAAGAGGACCAAGGACACCTCTTTAAAGTCAAAGGGCGGATTGCTCAATTACGCGAAGAAGTCGATCTGTCTATCCCGGCTCATTTAGGGATAGGTCATACACGCTGGGCCACCCATGGGGTGCCATCAGTCCCTAACGCCCATCCTCATTTATCCCACGATGGCCGCTTTGCCTTGGTTCATAATGGGGTGATTGAAAACTACCAAGCCTTAAAAAATGACTATTTAGCCGATGTTGAATTTTATTCGGATACCGATACCGAAGTTGTCGTGGAATTGCTTGCTAAATTTAGCCGGGAAGAAGACCTTGATGCGATTAGCGCCCTAAGAAAAACTGTCGGTCTTTTGGAAGGGTCCTATGCTTTAGGTTTGATTGATACTGAAGATCCTGACCATCTTTATGCAGCTAAGAATAAGAGCCCGCTCTTAATTGGCAAAGGACAAGGTTATAATACCATCGCTTCTGATGCCATGGCTTCGATTGCCTATACTGACCAATATATTGAAATTCATGATGGTGAATTAGTCACCCTAAGTAAAGACCAAGTTAAAATTGAGAATTTAGCGGGTGAAGTCGTAAGCAGAGAGCCTTATACTGCTAGTTTGGACGCTGACGATTTAGAAAAAGGCACCTTTGATTACTACATGGAGAAAGAAATTGTTGAACAACCAGCAGCTATCCGTAAGATTATTCAAGCCTATGAAGATGACAAGGGGCAATTAAGTATCGACCATGACTTGCTGGAAACCATTACTGCTAGTGACCGTATCTTTATTGTAGCTGCTGGGACCAGTATGCATGCTGGCTTAGTTGGTAAAGTGCTTCTGGAGAGAATTGCTAAGGTTCCTACAGAGGTCCATGTGGCTTCGGAATTTTCTTATAATCCGCCGCTTTTACCTGAGAAACCTTTCTTTATTTACTTAACCCAATCAGGGGAAACAGCGGATAGTCGCCAAGTCCTAGTCCAAACCAATGCCCAAGCTTATCCTTCCTTAACCATTACCAATGTGCCAGGATCCACCTTATCACGGGAGGCTGACTATACTTTACTCTTGCATGTTGGCCCTGAAATTGCGGTGGCTTCCACCAAGGCCTATACTGGACAAATAACAGTTTTAGCAATTATTGCTGATCAAATTGCCCGTAAGAAGGGCTTGGACCTTCCCTTTGACTTAAAACATGAATTATCAATTGCTGCCCAAGCCATGGATGAAGTGGTTGGACAAGCGGATTATTTCCATCAATTGGCAACCGATTACTTTAAAGACCAAAGATCAGCCTTTTATATTGGTCGTGGCCTAGATTATGCGGTTTCTGTTGAAGCGGCTTTGAAATTAAAAGAGGTCTCTTATATTCAAACAGAAGGTTTTGCTTCTGGAGAATTAAAACATGGTACCATTTCATTGATCGAAGATGGCGTCCCTGTTGTGGCGATCATTAGCCAAGCCAACACCGCCCTGTTAACTCGTGGTAATGTGGAAGAGACTCGCTCACGTGGCGCCCATAATTTAATTATTGCTATGGAAGGACTAGACCAAGAAGGGGACCAAATTGTCCTGCCTCATGTGCATGATTTGTTAACGCCATTGATTACAGTCATCCCCGCGCAACTCCTCGCTTACTATGCGACCATTGATCGCGGCTTAGATGTCGATAAACCCAGAAACCTGGCTAAATCGGTAACAGTAGAATAG
- the radC gene encoding RadC family protein, producing the protein MDSKKTCIPIKTLPESARPRERLMEYGANSLPTYELLAIILRSGGKYGSAIQLAHKLLNHFEDLYQLKMAATEELLAIEGIGRAKAVELQAIFEFSKRLHQARLIKLGTIHSSQEAGDYYLSELADSHQEKVLVFYLNTKNEVIKKQIIFIGGLNMSVAHPREIYKEAIRVSAARIMVGHNHPSGNPEPSPEDIEFTRRLKEAGKIIGIELLDHLVVGHSSFISLREQNLL; encoded by the coding sequence ATGGATAGTAAAAAAACATGTATTCCTATTAAAACCTTGCCCGAATCGGCTAGACCGCGGGAGCGTTTAATGGAATATGGGGCCAATAGTTTGCCAACTTATGAATTGCTGGCTATTATTTTACGATCAGGGGGCAAATATGGGTCAGCCATCCAGTTAGCCCATAAACTCTTGAACCATTTTGAAGACTTATATCAATTGAAAATGGCTGCTACGGAAGAATTACTGGCCATTGAAGGCATTGGTAGGGCTAAGGCAGTGGAACTCCAGGCTATTTTTGAGTTCTCCAAGCGTTTACACCAAGCTCGGTTAATAAAATTGGGAACCATTCATTCAAGTCAGGAAGCAGGGGACTATTATCTCAGTGAATTGGCGGATAGCCATCAGGAGAAGGTCTTGGTTTTTTACTTAAATACTAAAAATGAAGTGATCAAAAAACAGATTATCTTTATCGGCGGCTTAAATATGTCGGTGGCCCATCCTCGGGAAATCTATAAAGAGGCGATCAGGGTATCGGCGGCCCGGATCATGGTAGGTCACAATCACCCTTCAGGAAATCCAGAACCCTCCCCAGAAGATATCGAATTCACTCGCCGATTAAAGGAAGCAGGAAAAATAATCGGGATTGAACTTTTGGACCATTTAGTGGTGGGGCATAGCTCTTTTATCAGTTTAAGAGAACAAAATTTGCTGTGA
- a CDS encoding class I SAM-dependent methyltransferase, translating into MFKNVIEVSHHIIKGHLQTGMTALDATIGNGHDTLLLAQIVGQSGQVYGFDLQEQAIENTEALLEKHHCQKQVSLYHDSHAKISQYLKADDYLDLVIFNLGYLPKGDKSIITKPESTIPAIEASLSRLKPEGILLVAAYLGHPGGREEAQAIQDYLSQINQDKYSASHFEFLNQKHLPPKLFLVERRS; encoded by the coding sequence ATGTTTAAAAATGTGATCGAAGTCAGCCATCACATTATCAAAGGACATTTACAAACCGGCATGACCGCCTTAGATGCCACTATCGGCAATGGCCATGACACCTTACTCTTAGCTCAAATCGTCGGCCAGTCAGGCCAGGTTTATGGCTTTGACCTCCAAGAACAAGCCATTGAAAACACTGAAGCTTTATTAGAAAAACACCACTGTCAAAAGCAGGTGAGTCTTTACCATGACTCTCACGCTAAAATTTCTCAGTATCTTAAGGCTGATGACTACTTGGACCTGGTTATTTTTAACTTGGGTTACCTCCCTAAGGGAGATAAAAGCATTATTACCAAGCCCGAGTCGACAATCCCGGCTATCGAGGCTAGTCTTTCACGGTTAAAACCCGAGGGAATCCTCTTAGTAGCGGCCTACTTGGGCCATCCTGGAGGAAGAGAAGAAGCTCAAGCCATTCAGGACTACCTCAGTCAAATCAACCAGGATAAGTATAGCGCTAGTCACTTTGAATTCCTTAACCAAAAACACCTCCCCCCAAAATTATTTCTTGTCGAGAGGAGATCCTAG
- a CDS encoding LysM peptidoglycan-binding domain-containing protein, producing the protein MTGHQEKSKKLIKTSAVLLSSVVAIAGADALANYTPVQATTLAPTSNNFLNKILPYAYDLANQNDLYASVMMAQAALESGWGSSRLSQAPYNNLFGIKGNYKGKTANFNTLEDDGRGNYYQINDGFRMYPSYRESLIDYVGVLKNGTSWNPNFYSGAWKSKTNSYKDATAWLTGRYATDTSYGSKLNSIIAKNNLSQYDTPGKTISNNQRNSSQVSTPTAQPGGRSYVVKPGDGLWTVARQLGTSIEAVKQANGLSSNLIYPGQVLYAGASSSSPAKANTSSPVRTSSPAAKPAQSAKQSYRVQAGDGLWTVAKNLGTTIEAVKAANGLTSNFIYPGQVLYAPGQKQNSASPAGTTTNQQSQGQSHAGYKSYTVQAGDGLWTVARHLGMTVDTLKAKYGLTSNFIYPGQVFTNQTSQGSHKPSNNSPAANNPRPSHNGSQAGVYQVQAGDTLYRIARNQGLTVNQLKEMNGLTSNAIYVGQKLNLAAKAAYQPTAKSGVSASQEITAPTPSQRPASPKPVSQVQAANTYQIKAGDNLYRIALNHGVSLNQLLAANQLKANSLILPGQQLVIPQ; encoded by the coding sequence ATGACAGGTCATCAAGAAAAGTCCAAGAAACTTATTAAGACCAGTGCGGTTTTATTGAGCTCCGTAGTTGCTATTGCTGGGGCAGATGCATTGGCAAACTATACACCCGTCCAAGCAACGACTTTGGCACCCACTAGCAATAATTTTCTTAATAAAATTTTACCTTACGCCTATGACTTAGCCAATCAAAATGACCTTTATGCTTCCGTGATGATGGCACAAGCTGCCTTAGAATCAGGCTGGGGATCTAGTCGCTTATCTCAAGCACCCTATAATAATCTCTTTGGTATCAAGGGAAATTATAAAGGAAAAACGGCTAATTTTAACACCCTAGAGGATGATGGTCGCGGAAATTATTATCAAATTAATGATGGCTTTCGGATGTATCCATCTTACCGGGAATCCCTCATCGATTATGTTGGCGTATTAAAGAATGGGACTTCCTGGAACCCTAATTTCTATAGCGGGGCCTGGAAGAGCAAGACTAATTCCTATAAGGATGCCACGGCTTGGTTAACCGGTCGCTATGCAACCGATACTTCCTATGGCAGTAAATTAAATAGCATTATCGCTAAGAATAATTTAAGCCAATACGATACGCCAGGGAAAACCATTAGTAACAATCAAAGAAATTCCAGCCAAGTAAGCACGCCTACAGCTCAACCTGGGGGACGGTCCTATGTAGTGAAACCTGGTGACGGTCTATGGACAGTAGCTCGCCAACTCGGAACCAGTATTGAGGCAGTCAAACAAGCTAACGGCCTCAGTTCCAACCTGATATACCCTGGTCAAGTCCTTTACGCCGGGGCAAGCTCATCCAGTCCAGCTAAGGCAAATACGAGCTCACCAGTAAGGACTTCTAGCCCTGCTGCTAAGCCCGCTCAGTCTGCAAAACAATCCTATCGGGTCCAGGCTGGGGATGGTTTGTGGACGGTTGCTAAGAACTTGGGAACGACCATTGAAGCAGTTAAAGCTGCTAATGGCTTAACTTCTAACTTTATCTACCCTGGTCAGGTTCTCTATGCTCCTGGACAAAAACAAAACTCAGCTAGCCCAGCAGGCACAACTACCAATCAGCAATCTCAAGGTCAAAGCCATGCAGGCTACAAGTCTTACACCGTCCAAGCTGGGGACGGCTTGTGGACAGTGGCACGGCACTTGGGTATGACTGTGGATACTTTAAAGGCTAAGTATGGCTTAACTTCGAATTTCATTTATCCTGGTCAAGTCTTTACTAACCAAACTAGCCAAGGCAGTCATAAGCCATCTAACAATAGCCCAGCTGCCAATAACCCAAGACCAAGTCATAATGGTAGTCAGGCAGGGGTCTACCAAGTCCAAGCTGGGGACACCCTCTACCGCATTGCCCGTAACCAAGGCCTGACTGTGAATCAGTTAAAAGAAATGAACGGCTTAACTTCTAATGCGATTTATGTAGGGCAAAAATTGAATTTAGCGGCTAAAGCTGCTTATCAACCCACAGCTAAATCAGGAGTAAGTGCTAGTCAAGAAATTACTGCACCAACCCCTAGTCAAAGGCCAGCCAGCCCTAAGCCAGTCAGTCAAGTTCAAGCGGCCAATACTTATCAAATTAAGGCCGGCGATAACTTATATCGAATTGCACTTAACCATGGGGTGTCCTTAAACCAATTACTGGCAGCCAATCAATTAAAGGCCAACTCATTGATTTTACCTGGTCAACAATTGGTTATTCCACAATAA
- a CDS encoding hotdog family protein produces the protein MEEKQNQKRRFQVGDTFSTTESFRERDIMLYMGVTDDHNPLYLPGREGAQIPPIALIGAVTRTVSGQFPGPNSDLVELNFTINNPIYHHVTLTFHFEILRVDELKGYLTIHVITNNETTGEKNVMDAMITVLPQYMDH, from the coding sequence ATGGAAGAAAAGCAAAATCAGAAAAGAAGGTTTCAAGTGGGCGATACTTTTTCCACAACGGAATCTTTTCGTGAACGCGATATCATGCTCTACATGGGGGTAACGGATGATCATAATCCGCTTTATTTACCTGGTAGGGAGGGGGCCCAGATTCCGCCCATTGCTCTGATTGGAGCTGTAACACGGACAGTTTCAGGTCAATTCCCTGGTCCTAATTCAGACCTGGTGGAATTGAATTTTACGATTAATAATCCCATCTATCATCATGTGACCCTGACCTTTCATTTTGAAATTTTAAGAGTTGATGAATTAAAGGGTTACCTCACTATTCATGTCATTACTAATAATGAAACGACGGGAGAAAAAAATGTGATGGATGCCATGATAACCGTTCTTCCCCAATATATGGACCATTAA